A single genomic interval of Zobellia nedashkovskayae harbors:
- a CDS encoding peptidylprolyl isomerase, whose product MAILENIRKRTTVLILIIGLALFAFVISGVFTNGDVNGKVGSSIAEINGEEISIDAFRQKVDVASRRSANASTMQTVNQVYDQEVRNAVLGQQFTDLGVDIEQDQILNYISTIPSYSQSPQFQNESGVFDQNKFRNFVAELKMNNPEQYNLWLQDEQAIVQSAKQQTYFNLIKAGVGATLKEGELDYKLANDKIDIKYVRIPFTSIADSTIAVSKSEIQTYINNHKEDFKQEPARDIQFVYFQEKASVADESAVKEAITKLMDNTVEYNAQTDKNDTIAGFKTATNMMAFLDRNSDIKFDTIYKSKKQLPAKFADTLMTLQVGEMFGPYRDGDFFKVSKMMDRKPNGSVKASHILIAYAGAQRANPDVTRTKEEAEAEAKRLLTEAKKKDAKFVELARDNSDGPSAPNGGDLGYFQEGRMVPAFNDFAFANKVGTVGMVETDFGFHIIKIDDKEDVVQVATLAREIEPSEETTNKLFTDATKFEMESIESSKAFSDLAKENEYLVRPVNKIKATDENLPGLSAQRNIVQWAFQEDVKVGDIKRFDLTGGYAVAQLTKTYQEGLMSVEDASALVLPKLRKERKAAQIIEANKGKSIEDLAKDNNVSASTASALTVKSPTIPGAGSEPAVVGTAFAMKEGATSDLIEGNTGVYKLTVTKKTEAPKLDNYSMYATSVKSSRESRVNTAVYEALKDASVIEDKRASFY is encoded by the coding sequence ATGGCAATTTTAGAGAATATAAGAAAACGGACCACCGTTCTAATACTTATCATAGGCTTGGCCCTATTCGCATTTGTTATTTCCGGCGTATTTACTAACGGAGATGTTAATGGTAAAGTAGGCTCTAGTATAGCTGAAATTAATGGTGAAGAGATTTCCATAGATGCGTTTCGCCAAAAGGTGGATGTTGCTTCAAGGAGGTCTGCCAATGCATCTACGATGCAAACAGTAAACCAGGTATACGATCAAGAAGTTCGTAATGCGGTTTTAGGACAGCAGTTTACAGATTTAGGTGTGGATATAGAGCAAGATCAAATTTTGAACTATATAAGTACGATACCATCTTACTCTCAGAGTCCACAATTTCAGAATGAAAGTGGTGTATTTGATCAAAACAAGTTTAGGAACTTTGTAGCTGAACTTAAGATGAATAATCCTGAGCAATACAACCTTTGGTTGCAAGATGAACAGGCAATTGTTCAAAGTGCTAAGCAACAGACCTATTTCAACTTAATAAAAGCGGGTGTTGGCGCAACTTTAAAAGAAGGTGAGCTAGACTATAAATTGGCAAACGACAAAATCGACATCAAGTATGTTCGTATTCCGTTTACTTCTATAGCTGATAGTACCATCGCAGTTTCTAAAAGTGAGATTCAGACGTATATCAATAATCATAAAGAAGATTTCAAGCAAGAGCCTGCTAGGGATATTCAATTTGTTTATTTTCAAGAGAAGGCTTCTGTGGCAGATGAGTCTGCGGTAAAAGAGGCTATCACTAAATTGATGGACAATACAGTAGAGTATAATGCTCAGACTGATAAGAACGATACTATTGCTGGTTTTAAAACTGCTACCAACATGATGGCGTTTTTGGATCGTAATTCAGATATTAAGTTTGATACTATCTACAAGTCTAAAAAACAACTGCCTGCTAAGTTTGCAGATACGTTAATGACGTTGCAAGTTGGTGAAATGTTCGGTCCATATAGAGACGGAGATTTCTTCAAGGTTTCTAAGATGATGGATAGGAAACCTAACGGTTCCGTAAAGGCTAGTCATATTCTTATTGCTTATGCTGGAGCGCAACGTGCAAATCCGGATGTGACAAGAACTAAAGAAGAAGCTGAAGCTGAAGCTAAGCGTTTGCTTACAGAGGCTAAAAAGAAAGATGCAAAGTTTGTAGAATTGGCACGTGATAACTCTGATGGTCCTTCTGCACCTAATGGAGGTGATTTAGGGTATTTCCAAGAAGGTAGAATGGTACCTGCTTTTAATGATTTCGCTTTTGCGAATAAAGTTGGAACAGTTGGTATGGTTGAAACCGATTTTGGTTTTCACATTATAAAAATCGATGACAAAGAAGATGTAGTTCAAGTAGCTACTTTAGCTCGTGAGATTGAGCCGTCTGAAGAAACAACCAACAAGTTGTTTACAGATGCTACCAAGTTTGAAATGGAGTCTATTGAATCTAGTAAGGCATTTTCAGATCTAGCAAAGGAAAATGAGTATTTGGTTCGTCCTGTAAACAAAATAAAAGCAACTGATGAAAATTTACCAGGTCTATCTGCACAAAGGAATATTGTACAGTGGGCTTTTCAAGAAGATGTTAAAGTTGGTGATATCAAACGTTTTGACTTAACAGGTGGTTACGCTGTAGCTCAGTTAACAAAAACTTACCAAGAAGGTCTTATGTCTGTTGAAGATGCTTCTGCACTTGTTCTTCCTAAGCTTAGAAAAGAACGTAAAGCAGCACAAATCATCGAAGCTAATAAAGGAAAATCTATAGAGGATCTTGCAAAAGATAATAATGTAAGTGCATCTACGGCATCTGCTTTAACAGTTAAATCGCCAACTATTCCTGGAGCTGGTTCTGAGCCTGCAGTTGTAGGAACGGCATTCGCAATGAAAGAGGGTGCAACTTCTGACCTTATTGAAGGTAATACAGGGGTTTATAAGTTAACGGTTACCAAGAAAACGGAAGCTCCAAAATTGGACAATTATAGCATGTATGCTACTTCTGTCAAAAGTTCTCGTGAGTCAAGAGTTAATACCGCAGTTTATGAAGCATTAAAAGATGCTTCTGTAATTGAAGACAAAAGAGCTTCTTTTTATTAA
- a CDS encoding GYDIA family GHMP kinase translates to MTKEFYSNGKLLLTGEYAILDGAKGLAVPTKYGQFLKITTNQTKKLDWKSLDNEGETWFTTSLNIDKILEGKKETSEESVDGVLFNLLREAKKLNPNFLSGTEGFKVETKLDFPRDWGLGSSSTFINNIAQWAEVDAFQLLWNAFSGSGYDIACAQNDSPILYQVKDKVPTVTAIDFNPKFKKSLFFIHLDKKQNSREGIAQYRKMDFDVHRLTDSITRLTLEIAKSEDLATFETLMERHEILLAQILQTKTIKQQLFPDYPGIIKSLGAWGGDFVLATGNKHTPDYFTKKGYHTVIPYLEIVL, encoded by the coding sequence ATGACAAAAGAATTCTACAGTAACGGAAAATTACTCCTAACAGGCGAATATGCTATACTAGATGGCGCCAAAGGCCTTGCTGTACCCACAAAATATGGTCAATTCCTTAAAATAACAACTAACCAAACTAAAAAACTGGATTGGAAAAGTCTTGATAATGAAGGTGAAACTTGGTTTACGACCTCTCTAAACATTGATAAAATACTAGAAGGCAAAAAAGAAACCTCAGAAGAATCAGTAGACGGAGTTCTTTTTAACCTCCTAAGGGAAGCAAAAAAACTGAATCCTAATTTTTTATCGGGTACAGAAGGTTTCAAAGTTGAGACCAAACTAGATTTTCCTCGAGATTGGGGACTAGGCTCATCATCAACATTTATAAACAATATTGCCCAATGGGCAGAGGTAGATGCTTTCCAACTTTTATGGAATGCTTTTTCAGGAAGTGGTTATGACATTGCATGCGCTCAAAACGATAGTCCCATTCTTTATCAAGTAAAAGACAAAGTTCCAACAGTGACTGCAATAGATTTTAATCCAAAATTCAAGAAATCCCTTTTCTTTATTCACCTTGATAAAAAACAAAATAGCAGAGAAGGTATTGCCCAATATCGGAAAATGGATTTCGACGTTCACAGACTCACAGATAGTATAACAAGATTGACTTTAGAGATAGCAAAAAGCGAAGACTTAGCTACTTTTGAGACATTAATGGAACGCCACGAAATACTTTTGGCCCAAATACTACAAACCAAGACCATTAAACAACAGCTTTTTCCTGACTATCCTGGAATAATTAAAAGTTTAGGTGCTTGGGGAGGAGATTTTGTCCTAGCTACCGGAAATAAACATACACCTGACTATTTTACAAAAAAAGGCTATCATACAGTTATACCCTATTTAGAAATAGTGCTATAA
- a CDS encoding hydroxymethylglutaryl-CoA reductase, degradative: MTKPIEGFSKLTKNQKIDWLTTHYTADPEAAKILLKRYWNVNEDVQKLHDEFIENTITNYYLPLGIAPNFLINDKLYAIPMAIEESSVVAAASKAAKFWLDKGGFKTEVLGTEKIGQVHFMYHGSKEHLMSFFEQVLSKLLSDASSITKNMEKRGGGINNIELRDKTDALDNYYQLHCTFETLDAMGANFINSCLEQFAKTFKAEAQSFSIFTEEEKAIEIVMSILSNYVPNCLVRAEVSCPVTELKNGNTETSQQFAEKMVQAVNIAQVEPHRAVTHNKGIMNGIDAVVLATGNDFRAIEAGIHAYAAKDGQYTSLTHATIENGIFRFWIELPMALGTIGGLTSLHPLVKLAMELLGKPSAKELMQIVAVAGLAQNFAAVRSLVTTGIQEGHMKMHLLNILNQLGATDEEKEILTHHFKKHPATHNAVVEAFEKLRNTK, encoded by the coding sequence ATGACCAAGCCCATAGAGGGATTTTCAAAACTGACTAAAAATCAAAAAATAGATTGGCTAACAACACACTACACAGCCGATCCAGAAGCAGCAAAAATTCTATTAAAAAGGTACTGGAACGTTAACGAAGATGTGCAGAAATTGCATGATGAGTTTATAGAAAATACTATAACCAATTATTATCTGCCTCTTGGTATAGCACCCAATTTTTTAATAAACGATAAACTCTATGCCATACCAATGGCTATAGAAGAAAGTTCTGTAGTAGCTGCCGCAAGTAAAGCCGCTAAATTCTGGCTGGATAAAGGAGGATTTAAAACCGAGGTTCTGGGTACTGAAAAAATAGGACAAGTACATTTTATGTACCATGGCAGTAAAGAGCACCTTATGTCTTTCTTTGAGCAAGTACTCTCCAAACTTCTTTCCGATGCCTCTTCCATTACCAAAAACATGGAAAAACGAGGTGGCGGAATCAATAATATAGAATTACGTGACAAAACAGATGCTCTAGACAACTATTACCAATTGCATTGCACCTTTGAGACACTGGATGCCATGGGTGCCAACTTTATAAATTCATGTCTGGAACAATTTGCTAAAACTTTTAAAGCCGAGGCACAATCGTTTTCTATTTTCACAGAGGAAGAAAAGGCAATTGAAATAGTGATGAGTATTCTATCTAATTATGTTCCCAACTGCCTTGTTCGTGCCGAAGTAAGCTGCCCCGTTACAGAATTGAAAAACGGAAACACAGAAACATCACAACAGTTTGCCGAAAAAATGGTGCAAGCAGTAAATATTGCCCAAGTTGAACCGCACAGAGCCGTAACTCACAACAAAGGCATCATGAACGGTATAGATGCCGTTGTATTGGCCACAGGGAACGATTTTAGAGCCATAGAAGCTGGTATACATGCATACGCAGCCAAAGACGGGCAATATACCAGCCTGACCCATGCCACTATAGAAAACGGTATTTTCAGATTCTGGATTGAACTTCCCATGGCACTCGGTACTATAGGCGGACTTACAAGTCTTCATCCTCTTGTAAAACTAGCTATGGAGCTATTAGGAAAACCATCAGCAAAAGAGTTGATGCAGATTGTTGCAGTTGCCGGATTGGCACAGAACTTTGCTGCTGTTCGTTCCTTGGTCACGACAGGTATTCAAGAAGGGCACATGAAAATGCACCTTTTGAACATTTTAAACCAATTGGGAGCTACGGATGAAGAAAAGGAAATCTTGACCCATCATTTTAAAAAGCACCCTGCTACCCACAATGCGGTTGTAGAAGCTTTTGAAAAGCTCAGGAACACCAAATGA
- a CDS encoding S9 family peptidase has protein sequence MRKIVLSVSFVFVFLAFSYAQKKQVTVEAVYGGEFSIERLDALRSMKNGKQYTILNRGENGVTTIDKFNYATQKKVESIVSSADLPEINTFSSYQFSDDESQVLLATELEPIFRHSTLGIFYVFNLKTKKLTKVSDTKIQEPKLAPDGTKVAYVAKNNLYLFDLTSGDTKQFTTDGEKNKIINGVTDWVYEEEFAFVRAFDWNTDGTKIAFLRFDETDVPEFSMDVFGTDLYPTQETFKYPKAGEANAKVSLHMYDVKAGSTASVDLNDAYYIPRIKWMNNSNYLSVQTLNRHQNDLKLYSVDAKSNTASILLEEKDKSYIDITDNLTFLEDDSFIWTSEKDGYNHIYLHDQDGNLITQITKGSWEVTQYYGYDQNEDKVYYQSTENGSINRGVYSIESSGANKKALVADEGTNAADFSADFTYFIHTYSNSKTPPVYMLHKALSGKKVKEIKNNNALLEKLKGYELSEKEFSTININGNELNMFMVKPKDFDASKKYPLLMYQYSGPGSQSVSNSWLDARDFWHQQLASQGYVVACVDGRGTGFKGADFKKSTYLNLVKYETEDQIAAGKELSKLPYIDENRTGIWGWSFGGHMATNCILKGNDVFETSIAVAPVTTWRFYDTIYTERFLRTPEENPAGYDENSPLNYPEMLKGDYLLVHGSGDDNVHVQNSMRMIEALVQANKQFDWAIYPDKNHGIYGGNTRVHLFNKMTNFLGQHLLQPKK, from the coding sequence ATGCGAAAAATAGTTTTAAGCGTCTCTTTTGTCTTCGTCTTTTTGGCGTTTTCTTATGCACAAAAGAAGCAAGTTACAGTAGAGGCAGTCTATGGTGGTGAATTTTCAATTGAAAGACTCGATGCGCTGAGGTCCATGAAAAATGGCAAGCAATATACCATCTTAAATAGAGGTGAAAACGGAGTTACTACTATTGATAAGTTTAATTATGCTACTCAGAAAAAAGTGGAAAGCATTGTTAGCTCAGCAGATTTACCAGAGATTAATACTTTTAGTTCATACCAATTCAGTGATGATGAATCTCAGGTATTATTAGCTACCGAACTAGAACCGATTTTCAGACATTCTACGCTCGGTATTTTTTATGTGTTCAATTTAAAAACAAAAAAACTTACCAAAGTTTCTGACACAAAGATTCAAGAACCTAAACTTGCTCCTGACGGAACAAAGGTTGCCTACGTTGCCAAGAACAATCTATATCTGTTTGATTTGACTTCTGGAGACACAAAGCAATTTACTACAGACGGTGAAAAAAATAAAATAATAAACGGGGTAACGGATTGGGTATATGAAGAAGAATTTGCATTCGTCCGTGCTTTTGATTGGAATACCGACGGAACTAAAATTGCTTTCTTACGTTTTGATGAAACTGATGTTCCCGAATTTTCTATGGATGTTTTTGGAACGGATTTATACCCAACTCAAGAAACGTTCAAATATCCTAAGGCCGGTGAGGCAAATGCTAAGGTAAGTCTACATATGTATGATGTTAAGGCAGGCAGTACTGCTTCAGTTGATTTAAACGATGCCTATTATATTCCGCGAATAAAGTGGATGAATAATTCTAACTACTTAAGTGTTCAGACACTTAACAGACATCAAAACGATTTAAAGCTTTACTCTGTAGATGCAAAAAGCAATACGGCATCTATACTTCTAGAAGAGAAAGACAAGTCGTATATAGATATTACAGATAACCTTACCTTCTTAGAAGACGATAGCTTTATATGGACAAGTGAAAAGGATGGTTACAATCATATTTACCTTCACGATCAAGATGGTAATCTTATTACGCAAATAACAAAAGGTTCTTGGGAAGTAACGCAATACTACGGTTACGACCAGAACGAGGACAAGGTATATTACCAATCTACCGAAAATGGTTCAATTAACCGTGGTGTTTATAGTATTGAGAGTAGCGGAGCGAATAAAAAAGCTTTGGTAGCGGATGAAGGAACCAATGCTGCCGATTTTAGTGCAGATTTTACGTATTTCATTCATACGTATTCAAATTCCAAAACACCTCCTGTATACATGCTGCACAAAGCACTTAGCGGTAAAAAGGTAAAGGAGATAAAAAACAATAATGCCTTACTTGAAAAATTGAAGGGTTATGAACTGAGCGAAAAAGAGTTTTCTACCATCAACATAAATGGCAATGAGCTAAATATGTTTATGGTGAAGCCTAAGGATTTTGATGCTTCAAAAAAATACCCTTTGTTGATGTATCAATACAGTGGCCCAGGTTCACAGAGCGTATCCAATAGTTGGTTGGATGCTCGAGATTTCTGGCATCAACAATTAGCTTCTCAAGGTTATGTCGTTGCCTGTGTAGATGGCAGAGGAACTGGTTTTAAAGGAGCTGATTTTAAAAAATCGACATATTTGAACTTGGTTAAGTATGAAACTGAAGACCAAATTGCGGCGGGTAAAGAATTGAGTAAACTGCCGTATATAGACGAAAATAGAACCGGGATTTGGGGATGGAGTTTTGGTGGTCATATGGCAACAAATTGTATTCTTAAAGGGAATGATGTTTTTGAAACCTCCATTGCGGTTGCTCCAGTTACAACTTGGCGTTTTTATGATACCATTTATACCGAACGTTTTTTACGTACACCGGAAGAAAATCCTGCTGGTTATGATGAGAACTCTCCTCTTAACTATCCTGAAATGTTGAAAGGTGATTACTTATTGGTTCACGGTTCCGGTGATGATAATGTTCATGTTCAGAATTCAATGCGAATGATAGAAGCATTGGTGCAAGCTAACAAACAATTTGATTGGGCCATTTACCCTGATAAAAACCACGGGATTTATGGTGGCAATACTCGTGTGCACCTTTTTAATAAAATGACAAATTTCTTGGGCCAGCACCTTCTGCAGCCAAAAAAGTAA
- a CDS encoding peptide MFS transporter produces MALVEKAPHEKELFGHPVGLYILFFTEMWERFSYYGMRAILVLYLVTQTSEVNPGLGWTNNEALALYGWYTMLVYVASIPGGIIADRILGQKKAVIVGAILLVIGHSILAIEEMWAFYTGLGFIISGVGMLKPNISTMVGGLYKKGDIRRDKGFTIFYIGINVGAFLSSLIVGYVGEVYGWHYGFGLAGICMLFGLVQFILGQKYLHGVGDYLGKSENEEDRESLKRPLTKIEKDRVIVLIISFLMVIVFFGAFEQAGGLMNIYAKDYTDRMFLGFEVPASWFQAANAFFIITLGTAVAGYWAKRKLKGKEASSLFKMIMGLIIMGTGFLFMTAATAQYQATGSSAMYWLVLAYLFHTVGELSLSPVSLSFVTKLAPAKYASLMMGLYFATTGLGNKVAGLLGESASQFGEYKVFTGIAIFCILFGLLVGVFFKKLKALTHGAEDDEREMTNADAL; encoded by the coding sequence ATGGCATTAGTAGAAAAGGCACCGCATGAAAAGGAGCTGTTCGGGCACCCGGTAGGTTTGTACATTCTGTTCTTTACAGAAATGTGGGAACGTTTTTCGTATTACGGGATGAGGGCTATATTAGTTTTGTACTTAGTAACTCAGACTTCTGAGGTAAATCCTGGTTTGGGTTGGACTAATAATGAAGCACTGGCACTTTACGGTTGGTATACCATGTTGGTTTATGTGGCTTCTATACCAGGCGGAATTATAGCTGATAGAATTTTAGGGCAAAAGAAAGCTGTTATCGTGGGGGCAATTCTTCTTGTTATTGGTCATAGTATTTTGGCAATTGAAGAAATGTGGGCATTTTATACAGGTCTAGGATTCATCATTTCTGGTGTTGGTATGTTGAAACCCAATATTTCCACCATGGTCGGAGGCTTATACAAAAAAGGAGATATAAGAAGAGATAAAGGGTTTACGATTTTTTATATCGGAATAAATGTAGGTGCATTTCTTTCGAGTTTGATAGTTGGATACGTGGGTGAAGTATATGGCTGGCATTATGGATTCGGACTAGCCGGTATCTGTATGTTATTTGGTCTTGTTCAATTTATTCTTGGTCAAAAATATCTCCATGGGGTTGGTGATTATTTGGGTAAATCGGAAAATGAGGAAGATAGGGAATCTTTGAAAAGACCTTTGACAAAAATTGAGAAAGACAGAGTTATCGTGTTGATTATATCTTTTTTAATGGTTATTGTATTTTTTGGAGCCTTCGAGCAAGCTGGTGGCTTAATGAATATTTACGCAAAGGATTATACCGATAGAATGTTCCTTGGATTTGAAGTACCGGCATCATGGTTTCAGGCTGCTAATGCATTCTTCATTATCACATTAGGAACCGCCGTTGCGGGCTATTGGGCAAAGCGAAAATTAAAAGGGAAGGAAGCATCTTCATTATTTAAAATGATAATGGGCCTTATAATAATGGGTACAGGATTTTTATTTATGACAGCTGCAACTGCACAATATCAGGCTACGGGTTCATCTGCTATGTATTGGTTGGTTTTGGCTTATTTGTTTCATACTGTTGGTGAACTTAGCTTGTCACCAGTGTCACTTTCATTTGTCACCAAATTAGCTCCTGCAAAATATGCTTCATTGATGATGGGTCTATATTTTGCTACTACTGGATTAGGAAATAAAGTAGCAGGGCTTTTAGGTGAGTCTGCATCACAGTTTGGTGAGTATAAGGTATTTACTGGAATAGCAATTTTCTGTATATTATTTGGTCTTTTAGTTGGTGTGTTTTTCAAAAAACTAAAAGCCCTAACCCATGGTGCAGAAGATGACGAAAGAGAAATGACAAATGCCGATGCTCTATAA
- a CDS encoding ComEC/Rec2 family competence protein, translating into MKLLRFIPIKLTLVLILGIIAGNYFNLDTRLLLSTCLVLLLIIGILRFRDKKNESPIFGYLAILTTFCIGILASSLSLPENQADHYLNHDFSGNHIWHIKVSEALKPTSFSDRYVAKIQTLDKKCSEGKILLSFTTDSTIQKLEVDDELVLHGSPKEIKDPLNPNQFNYKAYLKNLGISHQFRLTKEEFILIDQPSVTVYGMAAKARTHIITQLRKASFGKDELSIIQALLLGQRNDISEETYTDYKNAGAVHILAVSGLHIGILLLLLQFLLRPIERLPKGKTLKLVFIVILLWGFALLSGLSASVVRAVTMFSFVAYSMYLNRPKNTFNILALSMFFILLVINPNLLFQVGFQMSYAAVLAIVWLYPLFQKLWFPKNKIVRKIWQLLSVSIAAQLGVLPISLFYFHQFPGLFFISNLLIVPALGVILGMGILVILLALIDALPNFLVVIYDTLIGWMNWTIGWVAQQEAFIFKNISFDAIQMVLAYGILFCCVIIFTRPNFKKVIALATLVIGFQLWGIYTDYQTSEKNLLFLAHQTKNTVLIHQNGRTVAVTAHDTMGLTNIIEDYSVAERISNISYSTIQNSYLWQDKTVLVIDSLSVYPNEETPVDYLILTQSPKLNLERAITTLKPKYIIADGSNYTSYIKRWKQTCSKRKLPFHATGEKGAYYFN; encoded by the coding sequence ATGAAGTTACTACGCTTCATACCAATCAAACTTACATTAGTTCTGATTTTGGGTATTATAGCTGGCAATTATTTCAATTTAGACACACGCCTCCTCTTATCGACCTGTCTTGTTCTTCTTTTAATTATAGGTATTTTACGTTTTAGGGATAAAAAGAATGAATCCCCTATTTTTGGTTATTTAGCGATTCTTACAACGTTTTGCATTGGCATTTTAGCTTCATCGCTCTCTCTACCAGAAAACCAAGCCGACCATTATCTTAATCACGATTTTTCTGGCAACCACATCTGGCACATTAAAGTTTCTGAGGCATTGAAACCAACTTCCTTTTCCGATAGGTATGTCGCAAAAATACAGACACTAGACAAAAAATGTTCAGAAGGAAAAATTTTGCTCAGTTTCACGACTGACTCCACCATTCAAAAGCTTGAAGTTGATGACGAATTGGTTTTACACGGCTCTCCTAAGGAGATAAAAGACCCCCTAAACCCGAATCAATTTAACTACAAAGCCTACTTAAAAAATTTAGGGATATCACATCAATTTAGGCTAACCAAAGAAGAATTTATCCTAATTGACCAACCTTCAGTTACCGTATATGGTATGGCCGCAAAGGCGCGAACCCATATCATCACCCAACTTCGAAAAGCTAGTTTTGGAAAAGACGAATTAAGTATCATTCAGGCTTTACTCCTTGGCCAACGTAACGATATCTCAGAAGAGACTTATACAGATTACAAAAATGCTGGTGCCGTTCATATTTTAGCTGTTTCTGGACTCCACATCGGAATTCTTTTATTGTTACTGCAGTTTCTTTTACGACCTATTGAAAGGCTTCCAAAAGGCAAAACGTTAAAACTAGTTTTCATTGTTATTTTGTTATGGGGATTCGCTCTGCTTTCAGGGTTATCGGCATCCGTAGTTCGGGCTGTTACCATGTTTTCTTTTGTGGCCTATAGCATGTATCTGAATCGGCCTAAGAACACATTTAATATTTTAGCTTTATCTATGTTCTTCATCCTGTTGGTCATAAACCCAAACCTTCTTTTTCAAGTAGGTTTTCAAATGAGTTATGCGGCGGTCTTAGCCATAGTTTGGCTCTATCCTCTTTTCCAGAAATTGTGGTTCCCAAAGAACAAAATTGTCCGAAAAATTTGGCAACTACTATCCGTTAGTATAGCTGCACAATTGGGCGTACTACCTATAAGTTTGTTTTATTTCCATCAATTCCCGGGTCTTTTCTTTATTAGTAACTTGCTTATTGTTCCTGCATTGGGAGTTATTCTAGGAATGGGTATTCTAGTAATCTTGCTTGCTTTAATAGATGCTTTACCCAATTTTTTGGTGGTTATCTATGACACTTTAATCGGCTGGATGAATTGGACTATAGGCTGGGTTGCCCAACAGGAAGCTTTTATTTTTAAAAACATCTCTTTTGATGCTATTCAAATGGTACTGGCATATGGAATTCTCTTTTGTTGTGTGATTATATTCACCCGTCCCAACTTTAAAAAAGTTATCGCACTTGCCACTTTAGTTATAGGATTTCAATTATGGGGGATTTATACCGACTATCAAACTTCAGAAAAGAATCTACTATTTCTTGCTCATCAAACTAAAAACACAGTGCTCATACATCAAAACGGAAGAACTGTAGCTGTCACAGCGCACGACACCATGGGTCTAACTAACATAATTGAGGACTACAGCGTTGCTGAGCGAATTTCCAACATCTCCTACTCCACCATTCAGAACAGCTATTTGTGGCAGGATAAGACCGTTTTGGTTATTGATAGTCTTAGTGTATACCCAAATGAAGAAACCCCTGTTGATTATCTCATTCTTACCCAATCTCCCAAACTGAATCTTGAAAGAGCTATTACTACGCTAAAACCAAAATATATTATTGCAGATGGTAGTAACTATACCTCTTATATTAAAAGATGGAAGCAAACCTGTTCAAAAAGAAAACTCCCTTTTCACGCAACTGGCGAAAAGGGAGCTTATTATTTTAATTAA
- a CDS encoding C40 family peptidase — translation MRKILYFILICLVTSCGSSKKKTAQRQPRKITVAARTETPKRKRVPVRKSASSRHSKADDVIHSALKFSGVRYKYGGTTKKGMDCSGLLYVAFGENDVKLPRTSYHMAEEGKNVRKRDVVKGDLLFFKTSKRSKRINHVGMVVSVKNDEIKFVHASSSRGVMVSSLREGYWSSAFIKATRIL, via the coding sequence GTGCGTAAGATTCTATATTTTATTCTCATTTGCCTAGTTACCAGTTGTGGGTCTTCTAAAAAGAAAACAGCACAAAGGCAACCTCGCAAAATAACAGTGGCGGCTAGAACCGAGACTCCAAAAAGAAAGCGGGTGCCGGTTAGAAAATCCGCTTCTAGCAGGCACTCTAAAGCAGATGACGTTATCCATTCCGCATTAAAATTTTCGGGTGTTAGATATAAGTACGGAGGGACAACTAAAAAAGGAATGGACTGCTCGGGGCTACTTTATGTAGCTTTTGGAGAAAATGACGTTAAACTACCACGTACCTCATACCATATGGCTGAGGAAGGCAAAAACGTTCGTAAGCGGGATGTCGTAAAAGGTGATTTGCTTTTCTTTAAAACCAGCAAACGTAGCAAACGTATTAATCATGTTGGCATGGTTGTTTCTGTGAAAAACGATGAAATTAAATTCGTTCATGCATCCTCGTCGCGAGGGGTAATGGTTTCATCCCTTCGAGAAGGGTATTGGAGTAGTGCATTTATAAAAGCTACTCGAATTCTATAA